Proteins from a single region of Acidovorax sp. NCPPB 3576:
- a CDS encoding alpha-hydroxy acid oxidase, with amino-acid sequence MPDLSKITCIEDLRVVAKRRVPRMFYDYADSGSYTESTYRANSEDFQRIKLRQRVAVNMEGRTTRTRMVGQEVAMPVAIAPTGLTGMQHADGEILGARAAKAFGVPFTLSTMSICSLEDVSRHAGPGFWFQVYVMRDRDFIERLIDRAKAAGVSALQLTLDLQILGQRHKDIKNGLSTPPKPTVANLLNLATKPRWCLGMLGTQRRSFGNIVGHAKDVGDLSSLSSWTAEQFDPQLNWRDVEWIKKRWGGKLILKGIMDAEDARLAVASGADALIVSNHGGRQLDGAPSSIHALPAIVEAVGKDIEVWMDGGIRGGQDVLKAWALGARGTLIGRSFLYGLGAFGEAGVTRALQIIQKELDVTMAFCGHTDIHRVDRSILLPGTYPV; translated from the coding sequence GTGCCCGACCTGTCCAAAATCACCTGCATCGAAGACCTGCGCGTCGTCGCCAAGCGCCGCGTGCCGCGCATGTTCTACGACTATGCCGATTCGGGCTCCTACACCGAGAGCACCTACCGCGCCAACAGCGAAGACTTCCAGCGCATCAAGCTGCGCCAGCGCGTGGCGGTCAACATGGAAGGCCGCACCACGCGCACGCGGATGGTCGGGCAGGAGGTGGCCATGCCCGTGGCGATCGCGCCCACGGGGCTCACGGGAATGCAGCATGCCGACGGCGAGATCCTGGGCGCGCGCGCGGCCAAGGCGTTCGGCGTGCCGTTCACGCTGTCCACCATGAGCATCTGCTCGCTTGAGGACGTCTCCAGGCACGCGGGGCCGGGCTTCTGGTTCCAGGTGTACGTGATGCGCGACCGCGATTTCATCGAGCGCCTGATCGACCGCGCCAAGGCGGCGGGCGTGTCGGCGCTGCAGCTCACGCTGGACCTGCAGATCCTCGGCCAGCGGCACAAGGACATCAAGAACGGCCTGTCCACGCCGCCCAAGCCCACGGTGGCGAACCTGCTCAACCTGGCGACCAAGCCGCGCTGGTGCCTGGGCATGCTGGGCACGCAGCGGCGCAGCTTCGGCAACATCGTAGGCCATGCCAAGGACGTGGGCGATCTGTCGTCGCTGTCGTCGTGGACGGCCGAGCAGTTCGATCCGCAGCTCAACTGGCGCGATGTGGAGTGGATCAAGAAGCGCTGGGGCGGCAAGCTGATCCTGAAAGGGATCATGGACGCCGAGGACGCCCGCCTGGCCGTGGCCAGCGGTGCCGATGCGCTGATCGTCAGCAACCATGGCGGCCGCCAGCTCGACGGCGCGCCCTCGTCGATTCACGCGCTGCCGGCCATCGTCGAGGCCGTGGGCAAAGACATCGAGGTGTGGATGGACGGCGGCATCCGCGGTGGGCAGGACGTGCTGAAAGCCTGGGCGCTGGGCGCGCGCGGCACGCTCATCGGGCGCAGCTTTCTCTATGGCCTGGGGGCGTTCGGCGAGGCCGGGGTGACCCGCGCGCTGCAGATCATCCAGAAGGAGCTGGACGTGACCATGGCCTTTTGCGGCCACACGGACATCCACCGCGTGGACCGCTCGATCCTGCTGCCGGGCACCTATCCGGTGTGA
- a CDS encoding nuclear transport factor 2 family protein — protein sequence MKQLLARCVLAVAIVLPVAAHAQVPVVEQPDHEQLLMSHDWRLAWNKRLVYNFWREVFEAGHMDLAPKYMAENYIQHNPTVATGRAAFIEFFSQFVPPTPIEPRVKAPLVAITAEGDKVILSFVREMTDPQDPTKKYTTTWFDMFRIENGKIAEHWDAATKN from the coding sequence ATGAAACAACTGCTTGCGCGATGCGTTCTCGCGGTAGCGATCGTCCTGCCGGTAGCGGCCCATGCCCAGGTGCCTGTGGTGGAGCAGCCGGACCATGAGCAACTGCTCATGAGCCATGACTGGCGGCTCGCCTGGAACAAGCGGCTGGTCTATAACTTCTGGCGGGAAGTGTTCGAAGCGGGGCACATGGATCTGGCGCCCAAGTACATGGCCGAGAACTACATCCAGCACAACCCCACGGTGGCCACGGGCCGCGCGGCGTTCATCGAATTCTTCTCGCAGTTTGTGCCGCCCACGCCCATCGAGCCGCGCGTGAAGGCGCCGCTGGTCGCCATCACGGCCGAGGGCGACAAGGTCATCCTGAGCTTCGTGCGCGAGATGACGGACCCGCAGGACCCGACCAAGAAATACACGACGACCTGGTTCGACATGTTCCGCATCGAAAACGGCAAGATCGCCGAGCATTGGGACGCTGCCACCAAGAACTGA
- a CDS encoding DMT family transporter → MTAIAPLLFVVIWSTGFLVGRGVSAHADPFWFLAVRFIGVALLFGAAALWARVEWPRGPRRIALHLVAGALMSGLYVGPSWWAMAQGLPSGVMALIGALQPLFTALIAVTLLGGRLRAATWAGLALGFSGVAMVLWPRLAVSAGAAGLSLPVLLAAAGSILALTVGSMVQKSPLATGDLRSASAVQNVGAIAVLVFMALVFGEPRWDGSPLLWGYLAYAVLVLSIGGATLLIWLMRHGEATRTAALVLAVPPLSALQAWWIFGETLTGLQIVGFVVAILGVALARR, encoded by the coding sequence ATGACCGCCATCGCGCCGCTGCTGTTCGTCGTCATCTGGTCCACGGGCTTCCTGGTGGGGCGGGGTGTTTCGGCGCACGCCGATCCGTTCTGGTTCCTGGCCGTGCGCTTCATCGGGGTGGCCTTGCTTTTCGGCGCAGCCGCCCTGTGGGCGCGCGTGGAGTGGCCGCGCGGGCCGCGCCGCATCGCGCTGCACCTGGTGGCCGGTGCGCTCATGAGCGGCCTGTACGTGGGGCCGAGCTGGTGGGCCATGGCGCAGGGCCTGCCCTCGGGCGTGATGGCGCTGATCGGTGCGCTGCAGCCGCTGTTCACCGCACTCATCGCGGTCACGCTGCTGGGTGGCCGCCTGCGGGCCGCCACCTGGGCGGGCCTGGCGCTGGGATTCAGCGGCGTGGCGATGGTGCTGTGGCCACGCCTGGCCGTCAGTGCCGGTGCGGCCGGGCTGTCGCTGCCCGTGCTGCTGGCGGCGGCCGGGAGCATCCTGGCCCTCACCGTGGGGTCGATGGTGCAGAAGTCGCCCCTGGCCACCGGCGACCTGCGCAGCGCCAGCGCGGTGCAGAACGTGGGCGCCATCGCGGTGCTGGTGTTCATGGCGCTGGTCTTCGGCGAGCCGCGCTGGGACGGCTCGCCGCTGCTGTGGGGCTACCTGGCGTATGCCGTGCTGGTGCTGTCCATCGGCGGCGCAACGCTGCTCATCTGGCTCATGCGCCACGGCGAGGCCACCCGCACCGCGGCGCTGGTGCTGGCGGTGCCGCCGCTGTCGGCGCTGCAGGCGTGGTGGATCTTCGGCGAGACGCTCACCGGCCTGCAGATCGTGGGTTTCGTCGTTGCCATCCTGGGCGTGGCGCTCGCGCGCCGGTAG
- a CDS encoding LysR substrate-binding domain-containing protein, giving the protein MLNYRHLYYFWMVAKEGGFARAADRLEMAVQTISAQVRDLEQSLGHQLLKPSGRGMVLTEAGQAAYARAEEIFQLGQGIPEEVREAASAKVARLSVGLSDGISKLAAHALLEPVLATPHLRLVCHEGEFDELLSELALHQLDVVLAGQAAPRNPNQRLTSERIARSTLQWYGPASLVRKPARDRFPQSLKDLPVLLPTFHSPLRSTLDHWFQDIGVRPQVVGEFEDSALLAVFAARGLGVFPVSQLGAQDVGLVRGLRLLGDCPDIGEEVHAIWSRRGQHHPLVRQLVAAAHAGAAA; this is encoded by the coding sequence ATGCTGAACTACCGCCATCTCTACTATTTCTGGATGGTCGCGAAGGAAGGCGGCTTTGCCCGCGCTGCGGACCGCCTGGAGATGGCGGTTCAGACGATCAGTGCGCAGGTGCGCGATTTGGAGCAATCGCTGGGCCACCAGTTGCTCAAGCCCTCGGGCCGCGGGATGGTGCTGACCGAAGCCGGCCAGGCCGCCTATGCGCGGGCGGAGGAAATCTTCCAGCTGGGGCAGGGCATTCCCGAGGAGGTGCGCGAGGCGGCCAGCGCCAAGGTCGCGCGGCTGTCGGTGGGGCTGTCGGATGGCATCTCCAAGCTGGCGGCGCACGCGTTGCTGGAGCCGGTTCTGGCCACCCCGCACCTTCGGCTGGTGTGCCACGAGGGCGAGTTCGACGAACTGCTGTCGGAGCTGGCCCTGCACCAGCTGGATGTGGTGCTGGCCGGGCAGGCCGCGCCGCGCAACCCCAACCAGCGCCTGACCAGCGAGCGCATCGCCCGCTCCACGCTGCAGTGGTACGGCCCGGCATCGCTGGTCAGGAAACCGGCGCGCGACCGGTTTCCCCAGTCGCTGAAGGACCTTCCCGTGCTGTTGCCCACGTTCCATTCACCGCTGCGGTCCACGCTGGACCATTGGTTCCAGGACATTGGCGTGCGGCCCCAGGTGGTGGGCGAGTTCGAAGACAGCGCGCTGCTGGCCGTGTTCGCGGCCCGCGGGCTGGGGGTGTTTCCTGTGAGCCAGCTGGGTGCCCAGGACGTCGGGCTGGTGCGTGGTTTGCGCTTGCTGGGGGACTGCCCCGACATCGGCGAGGAAGTGCATGCCATCTGGTCGCGCCGTGGCCAGCACCATCCGCTGGTGCGCCAGCTGGTGGCGGCGGCCCACGCCGGGGCGGCTGCCTAG
- a CDS encoding TerB family tellurite resistance protein gives MRNYPTNSPEAAARIVGLLLISDGHVSRSETDALQRLNIERELGLAPGAFGHVLHALCEDLLMGARERRLLTGNLDEAALAALLAEVTDPELQQRVLHFACTAATADHHMAAAEAWIMEAALKHWRIGEVTARHEATTPAAVP, from the coding sequence ATGCGCAACTACCCCACCAACAGCCCCGAAGCCGCAGCCCGGATCGTCGGCCTGCTTCTGATCTCGGACGGCCATGTCAGCCGTTCGGAAACGGATGCCCTTCAGCGGCTGAACATCGAGCGCGAGCTGGGTCTTGCGCCCGGCGCCTTCGGCCACGTGCTGCACGCGCTGTGTGAAGACCTGTTGATGGGCGCACGCGAGCGCCGCCTGCTGACCGGCAACCTGGACGAGGCCGCCCTGGCCGCCCTGTTGGCGGAGGTGACCGATCCGGAACTGCAGCAGCGCGTGCTGCACTTTGCCTGCACCGCTGCCACCGCGGACCACCATATGGCGGCAGCCGAGGCATGGATCATGGAAGCCGCGCTGAAACACTGGCGCATCGGCGAGGTGACCGCCCGCCACGAAGCCACCACGCCAGCGGCTGTACCCTGA
- a CDS encoding HPF/RaiA family ribosome-associated protein, whose translation MQILFKSRHPEASLMRETVDRRVRFFLRRLSAHVPRADIQLIDVNGPRGGVDKRCQIELRTDGAGPVVVSSVARDWRTALDGALARAARHVLRVWRRANAARRPSRRVPEIKA comes from the coding sequence ATGCAGATACTGTTCAAGTCCCGCCATCCCGAAGCCAGCTTGATGCGCGAAACCGTGGATCGCCGCGTGCGTTTTTTTCTTCGGCGCTTGAGTGCGCATGTGCCGCGTGCCGACATTCAGCTGATCGATGTGAACGGCCCCCGTGGCGGGGTGGACAAGCGCTGCCAGATCGAGCTGCGCACGGATGGCGCGGGCCCGGTGGTGGTTTCTTCCGTTGCCAGGGACTGGCGCACGGCGCTCGATGGGGCGTTGGCCCGCGCGGCCCGGCATGTGCTGCGCGTTTGGCGCCGTGCCAACGCTGCCCGCAGGCCGAGCCGGCGCGTGCCCGAAATCAAGGCATAG
- the pbpC gene encoding penicillin-binding protein 1C — MPSAWALPTFGEVRADFRPSDTLVLSREGEVLQRLRTDATVRRGQWVPLAEVSPALRTALVLSEDKRFYEHSGVDWRAVSAAAWGNLWNQRTRGASTLTMQLAGLLDGDWRQGAGGRSVVQKLGQTVAAQVLERRWRKDQVLEAYLNLVPFRGEIVGIDALSRTLFGKAAHGLDEREAAVAAALVRAPNARPALVAQRACGVLREMQKPVVPSCDALDLFTTAALQRRAFDGADGVAPHFARYLLRQPVAAESGDAAPQRRERVASTLSAPLQRFAVQTLHQHLRELQGRNVEDGAVVVLDNATGEVLAWVGSSGALSQAGEVDGVLAPRQPGSTLKPFLYAQAFAEQRLTAASLIEDSSAHIPTASGLYIPQNYDRQFKGWVSARTALAASLNVPAVRTLVMVSPDAFFRQLRALGLPLRESGDYFGYSLALGSAEVPLLHLANAYRALANGGRYGPVAVTPAQGGGAPRAAAAAPAMDPRAAFLVGDILSDGNARARTFGTDSVLATRFWTAVKTGTSKDMRDNWALGWSRRYTVGVWVGNASGAPMHDVSGTSGAAPVWAEIMGWLHRGGPGPGVRSRSPAPPEGMVQAAVRFGPEPGGARLIESARQEWFIAGTQQPLFAIDNVAEQPIKTAASGQNRPNPGPGATEDGLQAPAPRILSPAPGTIVALDPDIPPDRQRLQFAATSVQPKARSDLRWRIDGRVQGRGSQWAWLPWPGRHRVELLDGGGQVLDTISLEVRGAGLKK, encoded by the coding sequence ATGCCATCGGCCTGGGCCTTGCCCACTTTCGGCGAGGTACGCGCGGACTTCCGCCCATCGGACACGCTGGTGCTCTCGCGCGAGGGCGAGGTGCTGCAGCGCCTGCGCACCGATGCCACCGTGCGGCGTGGCCAGTGGGTGCCGCTGGCCGAGGTGTCGCCCGCGCTGCGCACGGCGTTGGTGCTCAGCGAGGACAAGCGCTTTTACGAGCACAGCGGCGTGGACTGGCGTGCGGTGTCGGCCGCAGCCTGGGGCAACCTGTGGAACCAGCGCACGCGCGGTGCCAGCACGCTCACCATGCAATTGGCCGGTCTGCTCGATGGCGACTGGCGCCAGGGCGCCGGTGGGCGCAGCGTGGTGCAAAAGTTGGGGCAGACCGTGGCCGCCCAGGTGCTGGAGCGGCGCTGGCGCAAGGACCAGGTGCTGGAGGCCTACCTCAACCTGGTGCCGTTCCGTGGCGAGATCGTGGGCATCGATGCGCTCTCGCGCACGCTGTTCGGCAAGGCCGCGCACGGGCTGGACGAGCGCGAGGCCGCCGTGGCCGCCGCGCTGGTCCGGGCACCGAATGCCCGGCCCGCGCTGGTGGCGCAGCGGGCCTGCGGCGTGCTGCGCGAGATGCAAAAGCCGGTGGTGCCGTCCTGCGACGCGCTGGACCTGTTCACCACGGCAGCGCTGCAGCGCCGTGCGTTCGACGGGGCCGACGGCGTGGCCCCGCATTTCGCGCGCTATCTGCTGCGCCAGCCGGTGGCAGCGGAGTCGGGGGATGCCGCGCCGCAGCGCCGTGAGCGCGTCGCATCGACCCTGAGCGCGCCGCTGCAGCGCTTTGCGGTGCAGACACTGCACCAGCACCTGCGCGAACTGCAAGGCCGCAATGTGGAGGACGGCGCCGTGGTGGTGCTGGACAACGCCACGGGCGAGGTGCTGGCGTGGGTGGGTTCGTCCGGCGCTTTGAGCCAGGCGGGCGAGGTGGACGGCGTGCTGGCCCCGCGCCAGCCGGGCTCCACGCTCAAGCCGTTCCTGTATGCGCAGGCGTTCGCCGAGCAGCGCCTGACCGCGGCGTCCCTCATCGAGGATTCGAGCGCGCACATCCCGACCGCCAGCGGGCTCTACATTCCGCAGAACTACGACCGCCAGTTCAAGGGCTGGGTGTCCGCGCGCACGGCGCTGGCCGCCTCGCTCAACGTGCCGGCCGTGCGCACGCTGGTCATGGTGTCGCCCGATGCGTTCTTTCGCCAATTGCGCGCGCTGGGGCTGCCGCTGCGCGAGAGCGGCGATTACTTTGGCTACAGCCTGGCGCTGGGCAGCGCCGAGGTGCCGCTGCTGCACCTGGCCAATGCGTACCGGGCGCTGGCCAATGGCGGGCGCTACGGGCCGGTGGCCGTCACCCCGGCGCAAGGCGGTGGCGCACCGCGCGCGGCCGCGGCGGCGCCGGCGATGGACCCGCGCGCGGCCTTCCTGGTGGGCGACATCCTGTCGGACGGCAATGCCCGTGCGCGCACCTTCGGCACCGACAGCGTGCTGGCCACCCGCTTCTGGACCGCCGTGAAGACCGGCACCAGCAAGGACATGCGCGACAACTGGGCGCTGGGCTGGTCGCGCCGCTACACGGTGGGCGTGTGGGTGGGCAACGCGAGCGGCGCCCCCATGCACGACGTGAGCGGCACCAGCGGCGCCGCGCCTGTGTGGGCCGAGATCATGGGCTGGCTGCACCGCGGCGGCCCGGGCCCGGGCGTGCGCAGCCGCTCCCCGGCGCCACCGGAGGGCATGGTGCAGGCCGCCGTCCGGTTCGGCCCCGAGCCCGGCGGCGCCCGCCTGATCGAAAGCGCGCGGCAGGAATGGTTCATCGCCGGCACGCAGCAACCCCTTTTTGCTATCGATAACGTAGCGGAACAACCAATCAAGACGGCGGCATCGGGCCAAAATCGCCCAAACCCTGGGCCCGGCGCAACCGAGGATGGCCTGCAGGCCCCGGCGCCGCGCATCCTCTCGCCCGCGCCGGGCACCATCGTGGCGTTGGACCCCGACATTCCGCCCGACCGCCAGCGGCTGCAGTTCGCTGCCACCTCGGTGCAGCCCAAGGCGCGGTCCGACCTGCGCTGGCGCATCGACGGCCGGGTGCAGGGCCGGGGTTCGCAATGGGCCTGGCTCCCGTGGCCCGGGCGGCATCGCGTGGAGTTGCTGGACGGGGGCGGGCAGGTACTGGACACGATCAGCCTCGAAGTGCGGGGCGCGGGACTCAAGAAATGA